In Telopea speciosissima isolate NSW1024214 ecotype Mountain lineage chromosome 10, Tspe_v1, whole genome shotgun sequence, the DNA window TCTACCATTTGAATAGAATGCTTCAAAACATTGCGAATACATGTCAAAATGCTATCTATCAAAGTTTTATTAAGACTGCGTTTGGTAcgcatttttggaatgcattctaagtcgattttgcattctcggatgataaaaatagttgtttttatggTCGAAGAATGCATACCGAACACAGCTTAAGTCATCAAGGCTGAGAGAAAGCCTCACAGCGACCGTCAGGGTAGCAATTCCAATAAGATTAACACCGATTAATCAACAAAGTTCACAAGTAGAGAAGAAGTAAATTAACCTGAAGATGAAGATTGAAAAATACCACCTCCCCTGAAGACCCAAAAACTGAAACATCCAATACTTGAAGCCCTTCATATTCTAAATTCATTAAAACCTCTGAGAATGGTCTTCTTGTGTTCTTAGATGTGCAAATCTGAATCAGAATATCTTTTTCATCAACCCGGCTCACTGATACAGTAGGAAGTGATTTCCTTACAATACTATTTCTCTGTTTGTTATTTCCTCTGTTATAAACACTTGCTAAGATCTCTCCCTTCCTTTGCTTAAGCCTTTCAACTTGTTTCTGAAGCTCTGGTATGTACTTAAGAACACGCGAAACCGTTGCTGGAATACTTAATTTCCTCTGCAAATATAACCAAATTGAAATCATGAAAATTTAATTAGCAGAAATTTTAAAGACACATATAATTAACATA includes these proteins:
- the LOC122643286 gene encoding transcription factor ORG2-like, which codes for MVNKSEFRFRFEGGAETDGDDSVQAKRLKRRWPTEDNYKQEHKSWIAINDPSSFPSFEQQLERNDSLPSSVINNDPAIVKKLSHNASERDRRKKLNNLFSSLRSILPGIDQTRKLSIPATVSRVLKYIPELQKQVERLKQRKGEILASVYNRGNNKQRNSIVRKSLPTVSVSRVDEKDILIQICTSKNTRRPFSEVLMNLEYEGLQVLDVSVFGSSGEVVFFNLHLQVNLLLLYL